CAGTCCAGCAGAAAAGCTGGCCGCCCCGCCGCAGGGGGGTAGGGTGGTGCCCGCCACGTTGATTCCTGGGCCCTTTCTGACGTCAACTGCTCCTCCACTCTTTTTCGGGCTCGTTCGCAAGAGGACTTCAAAGCCGTCGaatcacaaaacaaaaatagctattagcatataattaattaagtattagctattgtaaatttgaaaaataaattaatatgatttttaaaaataactttcatataaacttttttagcaaAACTTACATCATTTACTAGTTTAAAAAACGTACGCacggcaaaaaaaagaaatttaaagttaatagCGCATTGCGAACGAGCGCTTCCTGTTGGAGTCACCAGGCTTCTTACTCCAAATACTACTAGTACTgtggggctgtttggatctatgatttttttaagttctcgtcacatcggatatttagacgttaatcataagtattaaatatagactggtaacaaaactaattgtataagtAAAGGTTATTTCAccagaaattttttaatcctaattaatccataattagcaaatgtttattatAGCATCACATTAGCTAATtgtggactaattaggctcaatagattcgtctcgcgaaatagtctaaAGTATAGgatgaatttatttaatagtctatatttaatacttctaattattatctaaacattcgatatgtcccagaaaacaaacaaggtgTATATAATGAGATCccagaaaaacaaacaaggtTTATATAATGAGATCCCAGACCTAGGTCACGTCAGtaactagtaatataaatcTGAATATATACAGTATTAAATacatttctattttaaaatataattatttttaatatttaaatgttataacataatataattatttgtaaCACTATTCATGGTGTTGGTTGTCCTATTAATTACTTCTGATTCAAAATCCTCTCCACTTTATCCCTATCCTCTCAtctcgtcttttttttttcaagggaCACcgtatttatgtttttaactGTAATCTCTGTTAAAGAAAGAAACGCTTATATTCTAGAACATACAGAGTAGTTTATGGATCATACTAGCGTACAGGAGTACTCCCATTTCACCGgttccactttttttttcagtatatggattttggatttttgtagttatttttCCCAAACTTATAAGTAGCGTGTTCCTTGCAAAagttctatataaaaattcatcatTTAATCTTTTTGagcaaaatattgattttatagcattttcattttttgttaaacCACTGTAACTGTCTGATGATCTTTTGATCTTAGCTATCTCAAACGTTTTCTAACTGTACGATTAAAGAACGTACTACTCCTATATTACTAGTAATTACTAATAGCATGGTGTCCTTCTAAGACAtatcttgcaaaaaaaatgaagatattCGTTTTACATGAGTGcgggaaaaaaagataagcTATTCCAAACATATGTATAGGTTATGTAATAAATAGTAAGTTTGGGTTAAAAATATGCCTGTTTTACTCTagtgatcattttttttatttttcaatagtTTAGATTTCCTTTATAGCTTTCtgattagttaaaaattattcatGTGATTTGAGAATATCAAGAATCAACGCGAGAATGATTATattgtgatataaaatttgaatcatagcaagatttatatttttaggcaAAGAGGGTATTAAGAGAAGGACATGGGGTATGAATCTGGATAAATGTTTGTCTATGTTCATACCCCCATGTCCCCCATGTCCGTAAAGTATCTCTAACagctcatttaaatttggtcatctatatctttatttggatgactaaattctaaaacagtttctctttgtactccaccaGATCgactatatatgacatcctctatatctctttagagtatggagagagatcatccaaatatgaatgttctctttcctaatatagatgatctctaaaaatagatgataggatgtccattctgttggagctcaatttatagtcttcatcctctattttcaagaTAGAGGATatgatagatgagctgttggggatgctcttatacTTTTAGATGGAGGGATCATGATTTATACATCGTCAAAGCCATGCAAGTGTTCAAATAGATAAATAGAGTGATTGACATGGGACAATCCTATTGACACAACCACCTTATCTAAAACACTAATGCATCACCTTATAATAAAACCCGTATATagtaaatattgaaaaaactACCTAGTAACATAATTTATAGAGAAGCTTCTTCCTTTTGTATCGTTCATACCAATCTACGTATGACCGATTTATATAGCTTTTGACTCATATGCATTGTTGTAGCCATAATATTGTCTACGTCTCCTCCTATCCAAGTTGAAATTTCAACGTCTATACAACTCTCCATGTAAAATAAGGTCATATTTCTGGTCAtcaaaaatctcaaacaagcttttcaaaagaaataaaaaactaaagttAAGCGCGACAATCTGGTTGATCGCATGGACAACCCAAATCAAACCAACACATGGACTGTGTTCTTTTACACACATTTTCCTCGTCTTTGCTGATGTGCtacccaaactgctaaatgaagcatttttcaaaaatatatttctaaatttgtaGGTTTTAATTCCTTTGTTTATATTATCAAATAGGCATcagaaaaatcagaaaatattttaatggtaTCTGGCCATTTTTCTCCCAAACCTCGTGTACTCATACCAATTTCCCCTCCCAACCCGATGTACCAGGACACGCGTACCGGTCCGGTCCGGAGCAAAAGCGCCCGCACCGTCCACCCCAAGccaccaccccccccccccaccccagccccgtcgatctccgccgtccaatccaaatccaacGGCCGCAATCTCCCTATCAGCCCTAGACCACCCGTCTCCCCTATAAAAACCCCTCCCCCCAAACCCCACTGCCACGTCCACCCCAGATCTCCCCcatttctcctcctcctcctcttccactCCGCGGAGagcagcgagcgagcgaggcgatggcggaggagggcggcgcgaGCCCCAAGCCGGAGACGCTCATGGAGAAGATCGCCGACAAGctccacgtcggcggcggggacggcggctcgtcgtcggactccgacGCGGACGAGCGGAAGCAGCcgcggccgtcggcgccgccggccccgGCGGAGTCGTTCGCgggctccgccgcggcggcggccgccgaggcCAAGGCCAGGGTGTTCCGCCTCTTCGGCCGCGAGGAGCCGATCCACAAGGTCCTCGGAGGAGGCAAACGTATGGCTCGCTGCTCTGTGCCGATGCTCTCTTATCGGTGctgtttttgttgtttttttaaatataaaaagctGAATTGGTTTGAAATGCTTAGAGCGGGCGGGGATTTGCTGGATCTGGATGGGCTCGGAGTGTTGGGTTTCGGGCTAGATCTGGTAGACTAAAGCTTGGCTAATGGGAGTAGGGTTTTAGTCTTTTTGACTGGTGCGCGCATCTGTTTAGATCTGTGGGTGATTGGTTAGCTGTTTGGATATCCTTGACAAATTGTAGCAACTAATTTGACCCTCACCTTGCTGGCGACTCAAATTTCTCCAATGCAGGTTGCATTCGTACCATACACTTCTATGCAATCTGATCTGTGCGATTTAAATTATCTTTATCTGTTTTGAGTAAATGGACATATTTAGCTTTGATATATCGTAAAGGATTGTTGTGTAGAAAAAAATGCTTGTATGCGTTATGATCCATATGAAGCGAGCTTTCGATTGGTATGTAAAAGTAACACAATAATTGAATATGCAGTTCATGATTTCCTTAGTTTGGTCTGTCACATTATTGTCTGATGGTGTGCTAGTACTGACCCCCTTCAGAATGATGATGAACATGAACTACACTGCTTCTAAACAGTATGTGGTTGGATGTTTGTGATCGATCGTTTCAAGGCGGACTGTTCTGCTCTGTTGCATAGTTAGTACAAtcattttaaataaacaaaatgctGGTCTAATTAGACCTCAAAAGCATGTGGATCCAGGATGCACCTCATTCTGGTGAATCCTTATCAAACCACATACACTGTTGATGGGTGACTGCTATATTTCTAGGATTGTTATTGTTCTGTTCACTTGCCTTCAAAACAATCAGCTTTGGTTTCTCCATTGTGTGCTGATGTGTGCAATTGAGTGCTGATGTTATATAGGTTGATTATCTTGCATTCATCCTGCCAAATTCATTTCGGGTCTCTGTTTGCAGCCGCTGATGTGTTCCTATGGAGGAACAGAAACATCTCTGCTGGAGTACTAGGCGGTGCCACTGCGATCTGGATCCTTTTTGAATTGCTTGGCTACCATCTCTTGACTTTTGTTTGCCACGGGCTCATATTCTCTTTGGGTCTTCTCTTTCTCTGGTCTAATGCCTCATCGTTTATTAACaagtaagattttttttcatctctgATACAACTTGTTTAAGTTTTGACAAGAACATAATCATGTTGCATAGGCATAGGTTCATGTTACATGCACATATGTAGATGTTTACATAAATAAGTCCGCCAAACCATGTTCTTCTCAGGTCTTCCCCACGGATCCCCGAAGTGGTTATCCCTGAAGATTTGGTTGTCAACATTGCACTGTCTACACGTTATGAGATCAACAGGGCCTTTGCTAATCTTCGGCAGATTGCTCTTGGTCGCGACATCAAGAAGTTCCTTATTGTATGtctgtgatgtttttttctacACATAATAATTGTTCCCACGGCAAACTGGATATTTATGATCTATGCTGCACTTTAGGTGATTGCTGGCCTTTGGTTGCTTTCTGTTCTTGGGAGCTGCTGCAACTTCTTGACCTTGCTTTATATTGGTAAGTGGTTTGGGTTACTTTGAAGAGAATTATTATTTATCACCTCTTCAGAACATGGATTTGGCTAATCTTGGATCTTTTGCTTCTTATTCCATATAGTTTTTGTGGTGCTGCACACAGTCCCAATTCTGTATGAGAAGTATGAAGATCAGATCGACTCCTATGGTGAGAAGGGGTGGGTTGAGATTAAGAAACAGTATGCCGTATTTGATGCTAAGGTTCTGAGTAAAGTACCAAGGGGCCCCTTGAAAGACAAGAAGCACTAGACAGAGGTGATGCAATGCCTCTTGGCAGGCGATGATAGTGGTTGGCTTGTTGTTCTTGAGATGCATTGTGACTGTTCTTGTGGTATGAACACCGTTGTCACCTATCGCCTTGTGTTGTGTATGGCTCCTTTGTTGTCTAATCTTGATGAGAATAGCCAAGTAGCTTGCCCTACAACTGTGTGCAGCTGCAGCCCATGTTTTGCTCCATCTCTGTTTGATTTTGATCTGTAAGATGTCGCATGCATATTGTTTATGCGATATTGTTTTGCTACTTAGATTGCTGCATTTTGGAATTTGGTGATATTTATGAACCAATGTTGAGACTAGACGTCATCTACCCATCatttttgttgacattgttGTTGATATTTATGATTGTGCTATTAGAAGTATGTACATTGCTGTCTGAGATTTTGAGTAGGCCACTGGCACGGCACGGTGTACTGCATAAGTTTGGATGTGTGCCATCGAACTATTGAACCCATTTCAAACTTAGGCTTTAATGTGGTTAATATAACATATTGATGGTTCATATTTTTGGGAGGCCTAATACATCGCTGCAACTATTTGCTTGCATACTATTTACCTAATTAGTTTTGGAATAACGGCCTCATCGTTTCgctttgacttataagcaaaattttgaattttgaatcttaATTAGAGTTGATTCTGTGTTtcttaatcatagtttatttcttggtctttcttttagatagctaagaacacgtatgtaaaaattttatttataaatcattttttgtttataaagaTGCTGTTTTaccttttaaaaaaccaaCCGATGAGGGCGATCATCCTTTTATATCAATAATGATAATGATTAAATAATGATTAATGAAGTATAATCAGGCAACATCATGATGTTGCACTGCACTGGTAAGGATTATATGTTACCACTGCTTCGTAACATGGGGGTCCTGAGAATCAAATCTGGTCCCCCGAGTCCTTGACCCTTAGTAGGAAAAAGAGTTGCCCTTGTTCTTCTGATACTCCACTTTTGCTCTGAAGAATCAAGGCTCGTCTCTATGAGCTGCCACAGCTCAGCTTTCTCACATGCCAATGTTTGTTTTAGAGTAACCATGCCCTCATCATGGGCAGCACTAGACCTTTGCTTCTATGCTTCCTCATAAGCCATCTAATCTATCTGTTTAGTCTGCAAAAGCCATTAGTTTAGGGTGCAATCAAGCTCACAGCCTGTCTTACGCTACACTTTGGCTCCCAAAGATGATTCTCCCGCGTCATGGTCATTCGTGGGGGTGCACGTTTCGGTTCTTTCTGCAGCTGCCACATCGCTGGAAGTACTGGCATAAAGATATTTCGAACAGGATATCACAAGTATACCTTCCTAAATTGCAGTGATAAATTTTACTTCTGGAGGAACAAGCATTCCTTTGCCTTTGACAGGAGGTGCAGCAAACAAttactgaaattttggtaatcTGTACTCATTTCGAACACAAAAGTAGTATGCTATTTATTACTTAGTTGAAAATGAGATTATTTGTAGATTAAGCTCATCCACCTGATGGTTAATTAGGTGGATAGCGCTAGCCTAGTACAATCTTTTCGCCGGAGAGAGATCATCAACCAATGCTAGACACACCACCGGTAACTTAAGGCCACTTAAAAATCGAGTACCAAATCGATCGTCTTGTTGCATTGAGATCGTCCATTGTTGCCACCACTTCGACAAAAGTCTCGGacccctaaaatttaaatttttaatcttaaatttagagttgattttagtgtttttttatcaaagtttattttctaacgtagacttttagatcgcttagaataattatataaatgttttatttattgattatttttaaatatatcgtttgactttttcatgaaaaacccaaacaaacACCCTCAGACtttcattgttttgtttatttaacaaacaaaaataatttaccgCAAAACCTTTATGTGACCAAagcgatttaaaaaattgcaaaacaaACTACAATAAATGTTTCTATATTAGCTAGAAAGCCCACCTCTGCCTGTGTTCTTGTTCTTGCGGTCTTGCCCTGCCTTAATTAGCTTATCACTTTAACAACTACTCAGGCCGTGTGTTCGGTGGtaggttagttatccggcgtaGCAAACATACTGAtctatatgattaattaattattggttatagattagtataatttttaattaattttctattacTGTTTAGCAGGAAGCATGCACGGAAAAAAAGAGCAAATCTAGATTAGTAAGAAAGGAATAAGAACTCGACCTGTCCCCAAAACTTTTCTACATTAGCTATAAAGTCCTGTTATAGATGCTTCAGGAAATATCAAattaggggaaaaaaaggttACGGGGATAATTACAGAGAAGTTATGTTTTTTCCCCAAATGGATATAAATAGGGTCTAAGATTTTTTGAGCAGAAAAgactactataaaaataaaaatctagatAATAAACTTCTACATCGTTTAGCTATTCCAGAAACGTGCATACGAAAGCTGAaaataaagctaaaaataaactgtctTAAAAAATGTCATAGAATCATTTTGGGAACGGGGAGTAGTTATACGAGGATAATTCACAGAAAAGAGATGAGAAAACAAACGTCCGCCCTGGATTCATTATTCTGAAGCACAACAACCAAAGGCAGGCAATGCACAGTTCTGGAGTTGTTCTCTATCATGTTTTACACGAGAAAATCGATTTCCTCCCAAACATTGTCAACTGATGAAACTTAAAACACCAGACTATTTTCACATGGTTGTTTTTCGTCTATGCTAGTTTTCAAATTATGTTCACATACTCTGGACATTCAGAAAGTTCAGAGGAAGTATGTCAACTGTTGTTTCTTTCTGGAGCCTCCTTCACCGTACAATTCATTCCATTGCTTCAGTTCACCCATTATTGTTCCTTCAGCAGCAAAGCTTGCCGCCACCTGCATTTCGAAGTTCCACAGGATATTGACAAATTCAGTGGCAAGATACTGTTAACATTTTTAACAGTTTTTCAGTCTTGTATGAATTCCAAATTGAACTGCTAAAAAGACTTCACCTGGTTCTTTGCTTCTTTCAAATCTTTCATGTTTAGTGGCCTTAGTATGATCGTCTCGTCCTTCTCTTTCATCTTTGAAGCATCTGAAGCATTGCCTCCTGATTCTCGCTTCTTCTTTTCCTGAAGATATTACGCATAGATATTCtgcttttaatataaaaaatgttttcaatCGAATGCTCAAGTGTGGCAGTGACAAGATTACCAgttccttctttctttccttttggaTAAGTTCCCTCACTGGGCGATATGCTGCTGTTGTGCACAAGTTCTGTCGCAAAGCGGACTACTGAGTCAACGAAAGAGTTCTTTGGGATGAAACAGATTTATATATCATGATACTGACCTTGAGATCACTGCCACTATATCCTTCAGTCATGGTGGCTAGTTCCTTATAGTCTAATACCGCATCAACTTTCTCCTTCGACAGAAGACTCCTCAGAATCAATTCACGACTTTCCAATGATGGCAGGCCGACCATGATCCTACAGAAGCAAGGGAACACAACTCAGGCATGGAATAATGGAAAGGTGCTAAAACAAGTTTAGAGGCTGATGCAGATAACTAACGTCTACCAAGGAAGATATACAAACCTGCGCTCAAACCTTCTAATGATAGCCTCGTCAAGATCAAAAGGTCGGTTGGTCGCAGCAAGGACCAGAATTTTTTGATCTGGTCTTGACAAAAGGCCATCCCAGTGTGTCATGAACTCATTTTTTATCTTCCTCATTGCCTCATGCTCTCCAGCTCTGTTCCGCTGGCCAAGCATGCTATCAACCTCATCGACAAAAATGATAGTGGGTGATACTTTTGCAGCTAGTGTGAACAATGCTCTGACGTTCTTTTCATCTTCACCAAACCATTTCGACGTGATAGTTGACATTGAGACATTTATGAAACTAGCTTGAGCTTCATTTGCAATAGccttggctagcattgtctTGCCAGTTCCAGGAGGACCAAAAAGTAATATACCTCTGCAAGGCTTAAGAAGACCCCCTTTGAAGAGATCAGGTCGTTTGAGAGGGAGCATGACAAGTTCTTGAAGAGATTCTTTGATATCACTTAATGCACCAATATCGTCAAATGTAACACCGATTTCATTAGCGGGTATCACTTCAGGTCTGATGCGCTTTTCGAACTCATTGTCTGGTGGCACTTCCTGTACACGCAAAGGATGAAAGTacacattataaaaaatagttccTTGGGGCTTGCACATAGAAACATAAAACAACACAGGATATTTTTTGTAGAACCACACGTGATCTatcaaaaccataaaaaaacaagaatttatttcaaggaagtacAATTTTTTCTGAGGAGCATTTCA
This is a stretch of genomic DNA from Oryza brachyantha chromosome 1, ObraRS2, whole genome shotgun sequence. It encodes these proteins:
- the LOC102720385 gene encoding reticulon-like protein B1 is translated as MAEEGGASPKPETLMEKIADKLHVGGGDGGSSSDSDADERKQPRPSAPPAPAESFAGSAAAAAAEAKARVFRLFGREEPIHKVLGGGKPADVFLWRNRNISAGVLGGATAIWILFELLGYHLLTFVCHGLIFSLGLLFLWSNASSFINKSSPRIPEVVIPEDLVVNIALSTRYEINRAFANLRQIALGRDIKKFLIVIAGLWLLSVLGSCCNFLTLLYIVFVVLHTVPILYEKYEDQIDSYGEKGWVEIKKQYAVFDAKVLSKVPRGPLKDKKH